TCACCGTGCTCCCTTATACGAATGATGACCCGATCGTGGCCAAAAAGCTCGAGGACGCGGGGGCAGCCGTCGTCATGCCTCTCGGGGCACCGATCGGCTCGGGGCTCGGCATCCGGAATCCCTATAACATCAGGATTATCCTGGAGGTGGTGCGAGTGCCGGTCATCGTAGATGCCGGTGTGGGAACCGCCTCGGATGCGTCCATCGCTATGGAGCTGGGCTGCGACGGGGTGTTGATGAACACCGGCATCGCCGCTGCCAAAGATCCGGTCACGATGG
The Candidatus Methylomirabilota bacterium genome window above contains:
- a CDS encoding thiazole synthase produces the protein TVLPYTNDDPIVAKKLEDAGAAVVMPLGAPIGSGLGIRNPYNIRIILEVVRVPVIVDAGVGTASDASIAMELGCDGVLMNTGIAAAKDPVTMASAMRHAVEAGRLAYVAGRIPKKLYASASTPLEGMPELI